From one Streptomyces sp. R41 genomic stretch:
- a CDS encoding maleylpyruvate isomerase family mycothiol-dependent enzyme — MGRVTGVVLVVDECWRVIDGERASLVDLLEGLSPEEWEMPTQCGDWRVRDVAAHLTIAARVSYGTVVRELVRARGNFDRMIHDTGIHEGQRPVTEIVANLRSIIGSRRLAPGTTRREPLLDILVHGQDIALALGREREMPVEAARDAADRVWTMRFPPRPWPLPRGRLVATDVEWTRGEGAEIRGPIAALLLLLTGRPAAAEVRLEGRAGGPRRSWSTGQCRLGGEPPTADKAEPVGD; from the coding sequence GTGGGGCGCGTGACAGGTGTCGTACTGGTCGTGGACGAGTGCTGGCGGGTCATCGACGGCGAGCGGGCGAGCCTGGTGGATCTGCTGGAGGGCCTGAGCCCCGAGGAGTGGGAGATGCCCACACAGTGCGGCGATTGGCGGGTGCGGGACGTCGCCGCCCACCTGACGATCGCCGCGCGCGTCTCGTACGGGACGGTCGTACGTGAACTCGTGCGCGCCCGCGGCAACTTCGACCGCATGATCCACGACACCGGGATTCACGAGGGGCAGCGGCCCGTGACCGAGATCGTCGCGAACCTCCGTTCGATCATCGGCTCCCGACGCCTCGCGCCCGGCACCACCCGTCGCGAACCGCTGCTCGACATCCTCGTGCACGGCCAGGACATCGCGCTGGCCCTCGGGCGGGAGCGCGAGATGCCCGTCGAGGCCGCCCGCGACGCCGCGGACCGGGTGTGGACCATGCGCTTCCCGCCCCGGCCCTGGCCCCTTCCGCGGGGCCGGCTCGTCGCCACCGACGTGGAGTGGACGCGCGGCGAGGGGGCGGAGATCAGGGGTCCGATCGCGGCCCTGCTCCTGCTGCTGACCGGGCGCCCGGCGGCGGCCGAGGTGCGACTCGAGGGCCGGGCAGGGGGACCACGAAGGTCGTGGTCGACCGGCCAGTGCCGGCTGGGGGGCGAGCCGCCCACGGCCGACAAGGCCGAACCGGTGGGTGATTGA
- a CDS encoding MarR family winged helix-turn-helix transcriptional regulator has translation MVTESELNTGLLLFIPYRALENRIFAALAEAGFDDFTPAQARVMQRIGPNGTRLTDLAEQAQVTKQTAGFLVDQLEKAGYVRRMPDPTDKRARLVCLAERALAAQPVAAGVVAEVEREWETYLGKRRMTQLRQALTMLREITDPYA, from the coding sequence ATGGTGACGGAGAGCGAGCTCAACACGGGGCTGCTCCTGTTCATCCCGTACCGGGCCCTGGAGAACCGCATCTTCGCCGCGCTCGCCGAGGCGGGCTTCGACGACTTCACGCCCGCCCAGGCCCGGGTCATGCAGCGCATCGGCCCGAACGGCACGCGGCTGACCGACCTCGCCGAACAGGCCCAGGTCACCAAGCAGACCGCGGGCTTCCTGGTCGACCAGCTGGAGAAGGCGGGCTATGTGCGGCGCATGCCGGACCCGACGGACAAGCGGGCCCGGCTGGTGTGCCTCGCCGAGCGTGCACTGGCGGCGCAGCCCGTCGCCGCCGGCGTCGTCGCCGAGGTCGAGAGGGAGTGGGAGACGTACCTCGGCAAGCGCCGGATGACGCAGCTGAGGCAGGCACTGACGATGCTGCGGGAGATCACCGACCCGTACGCGTAA
- a CDS encoding Lrp/AsnC family transcriptional regulator, with protein sequence MLDDIDRGLVQALHIDGRAPFSRIGAVLGVSTQTAARRYRRLCAEASLRVVGLADPRHAGRTQWLVRLTAGPHTAQDLAQALARRSDTSWVRLASGGTEILAVVQTPADASDGHTLLLHDIPRTAGITAVSAHCLLYTYLGGPTAWRGRAGALSEGQRRQLEPAGGESAGTRPLTDADHALLTALAHDGRASHADLASATGWSPATVARRLADLQSSGALFFDVDMNDTLLGATAQALLWMSVAPAHLDAVAHTLAGHDELAFVAATTGPTNLVAQALCPDPAALHDYLTRRLGALDAIRTLETAPVLRTVKAAGPLAGPAASLPRGASPGRRPAR encoded by the coding sequence ATGCTCGACGACATCGACCGCGGTTTGGTGCAGGCGCTGCACATCGACGGCCGGGCGCCCTTCAGCCGGATCGGTGCGGTGCTGGGCGTATCGACGCAGACCGCGGCGCGGCGCTACCGGCGACTGTGCGCGGAGGCGTCGTTGCGGGTGGTCGGGCTGGCCGATCCGCGGCATGCGGGGCGCACCCAGTGGCTGGTGCGGCTGACCGCGGGGCCGCACACCGCACAGGACCTGGCGCAGGCCCTGGCCCGCCGCTCGGACACGTCGTGGGTGCGGCTGGCGTCGGGTGGCACGGAGATCCTGGCCGTGGTCCAGACCCCGGCCGACGCTTCGGACGGCCACACGCTGCTGCTGCACGACATCCCGCGCACGGCGGGGATCACCGCGGTCTCGGCGCACTGTCTGCTGTACACCTACCTCGGCGGGCCGACGGCGTGGCGCGGCCGGGCGGGAGCCCTGAGCGAGGGCCAGCGGCGTCAACTGGAGCCTGCCGGCGGCGAGTCGGCCGGAACCCGGCCGCTCACCGACGCCGATCACGCCCTGCTGACCGCCCTCGCGCACGACGGTCGCGCGAGCCACGCCGACCTCGCCTCGGCCACCGGCTGGTCCCCCGCGACGGTCGCCCGCCGCCTGGCCGACCTGCAGTCCTCAGGAGCCCTCTTCTTCGACGTCGATATGAACGACACACTGCTGGGGGCGACCGCACAGGCCCTCCTGTGGATGTCGGTCGCCCCGGCCCATCTCGACGCGGTGGCCCACACCCTGGCAGGGCACGACGAGTTGGCCTTCGTCGCAGCGACCACCGGCCCGACCAACCTGGTCGCCCAGGCTCTCTGCCCGGACCCGGCCGCCCTGCACGACTACCTGACCCGCCGCCTGGGCGCGCTCGACGCGATCCGCACGCTGGAGACGGCGCCGGTCCTCCGTACGGTCAAAGCGGCGGGCCCACTGGCCGGGCCCGCCGCTTCGCTCCCCCGTGGCGCCTCCCCCGGGCGCCGGCCGGCCCGCTGA
- a CDS encoding TetR/AcrR family transcriptional regulator encodes MAAMTTGNVSRADANRRRILDVALAELLRDPDASMDQIARAAGVVRRTVYGHFPSREALIGTLFEGAAEAVETAHAEGREGIEDPAESLVRSTLAVWEVADRYRLLVALAQRSVTVQGIRERLTPVREACAKVLQRGLDQGVFESPLPAPALAYVHEQMLFALMEAVNDGLLAAEEAGRSAAVTMLTTAGVPASRATELVTKLTD; translated from the coding sequence ATGGCAGCCATGACCACGGGTAACGTCAGCCGCGCCGATGCGAACCGCCGCCGCATCCTCGACGTGGCGCTCGCCGAGCTGCTCCGCGACCCCGACGCGTCCATGGACCAGATCGCGCGGGCCGCGGGCGTCGTACGGCGCACGGTGTACGGGCACTTCCCGAGCCGGGAGGCGTTGATCGGGACGCTCTTCGAAGGGGCCGCGGAGGCGGTGGAGACGGCGCATGCCGAGGGCCGGGAGGGCATCGAGGACCCTGCGGAGTCGCTGGTCCGCTCGACCCTCGCGGTGTGGGAGGTCGCCGACCGCTACCGGCTGCTGGTCGCGCTCGCCCAGCGCAGCGTCACGGTCCAGGGCATCCGCGAGCGGCTCACGCCCGTGCGCGAAGCCTGCGCGAAGGTGCTCCAACGCGGCCTGGACCAGGGCGTGTTCGAGTCGCCGCTGCCGGCACCGGCACTGGCGTACGTGCACGAACAGATGCTCTTCGCCCTCATGGAGGCCGTGAACGACGGCCTCCTGGCAGCCGAAGAGGCGGGCCGCTCCGCCGCGGTCACCATGCTGACCACGGCGGGCGTACCCGCCTCCCGCGCCACCGAACTGGTGACGAAGCTGACCGACTGA
- a CDS encoding DUF2127 domain-containing protein yields MKIDWDRRTCARRGHVTYAPDESALRARLRAETSLGEAWRCLRCGDFALGDPHGSGPAEEAPLVPRGKVLRDLFILRFLAVERAVRGVFIVLVAAAVWKFSNSQDSVRRLFDEYLDVFRPVFRHFHYDLDHSPVVGTIQKTFGYKHSTLVLVAVLLLVYALIELVEAGGLWYAKRWAEYLTVVATAAFLPLEIYELTEHVSYLKIATLVLNILAVLYIALAKRLFGLRGGRKAFEEERQSASLLEVEESAGLEPSHA; encoded by the coding sequence ATGAAGATCGACTGGGACCGGCGTACGTGCGCGCGGCGCGGCCACGTGACGTACGCGCCCGACGAGTCGGCGCTGCGGGCGCGGCTGCGTGCCGAGACGAGCCTCGGCGAGGCCTGGCGCTGTCTGCGCTGCGGTGACTTCGCGCTCGGCGACCCGCACGGCTCGGGGCCCGCGGAGGAAGCCCCGCTCGTGCCGCGCGGCAAGGTGCTGCGCGATCTGTTCATCCTGCGCTTCCTGGCCGTCGAACGTGCCGTGCGCGGCGTGTTCATCGTGCTGGTCGCGGCCGCCGTGTGGAAGTTCAGCAACAGCCAGGACTCGGTGCGCCGGCTCTTCGACGAGTACCTCGACGTCTTCCGCCCGGTCTTCAGGCACTTCCACTACGACCTCGACCACTCACCCGTGGTCGGCACCATCCAGAAGACCTTCGGTTACAAGCACTCCACCCTGGTACTGGTGGCCGTCCTGCTCCTCGTGTACGCCCTGATCGAGCTCGTCGAGGCGGGCGGGCTCTGGTACGCCAAGCGCTGGGCGGAATACCTCACGGTCGTCGCCACGGCCGCCTTCCTCCCGCTGGAGATCTACGAACTCACCGAGCACGTCAGCTACTTGAAGATCGCGACGCTGGTCCTCAACATCCTCGCCGTGCTCTATATCGCCCTCGCCAAGCGCCTGTTCGGACTGCGCGGGGGTCGGAAGGCCTTCGAGGAGGAGCGGCAGAGCGCCTCGCTGCTGGAGGTGGAGGAGTCGGCGGGTCTGGAGCCTTCTCACGCGTAG
- a CDS encoding MFS transporter, translating into MRLVMNEPVERMDRPYARRWWALLVLCLSLLIIVMANTALTVAAPDMTQDLGLSSADLQWVIDGYTVPYAALMLLLGAIGDKYSRRGALVLGLVVFGAGAVAGSLVDSSTGVIAARAVMGVGAAMIMPATLSLLAATFPRAERAKAITLWTATAGLAIAAGPLVAGALLQHHAWSSTFLINVPVAALAIIGALVLVPPSKAAHHNRIDYVGGLLSVVWIGSLVYMIIEGPHFGWGVKAVTAAVVAGVGLVLFVVWELRHPRPVVDVRRFANRRFAGSNLAVALFFLAVFGAFYYLTQHLQFVLGYDALDTGVRMLPLAGAVFVGSALTGYLTPRIGMKITVTAGMVGGTAALALLTRVDASSSYGDFVLPLVILGLAIGLALSPCTDAIMGAFPESELGVGGAVNDTSLELGGSLGIAILGSVLASSYSSHLSDATAGSKLPAGALSTAQDSVGAGYAVAQGIGDKARQAGEQAAHASSTQQAAQLKAQADQLAHGARQMADAVGSSFADAVAHTSLVGAVILGLGTVLVAVLLPRNGRAAEAKTEAEADAAAEAASVDSDSEPEPASSATR; encoded by the coding sequence ATGCGTCTCGTCATGAACGAACCGGTCGAGAGGATGGACCGGCCCTACGCCCGGCGCTGGTGGGCACTGCTGGTGCTCTGCCTGAGTCTGCTGATCATCGTGATGGCGAACACCGCCCTCACGGTCGCGGCCCCCGACATGACCCAGGACCTGGGCCTGTCCAGCGCCGACCTGCAGTGGGTCATCGACGGCTACACCGTCCCGTACGCCGCGCTGATGCTGCTGCTCGGCGCGATCGGCGACAAGTACAGCCGCCGCGGCGCGCTCGTGCTCGGCCTCGTCGTGTTCGGGGCGGGCGCCGTCGCGGGTTCCCTCGTCGACAGTTCCACGGGGGTCATCGCGGCGCGCGCGGTCATGGGCGTCGGCGCGGCGATGATCATGCCCGCCACGCTCTCCCTGCTCGCCGCGACCTTCCCGCGCGCGGAGCGGGCGAAGGCGATCACCCTCTGGACCGCCACCGCCGGACTCGCGATCGCCGCCGGTCCGCTGGTCGCGGGTGCGCTGCTGCAGCACCACGCCTGGTCGTCCACGTTCCTGATCAACGTGCCCGTCGCCGCGCTCGCGATCATCGGCGCCCTCGTCCTCGTGCCGCCGTCCAAGGCCGCGCACCACAACCGCATCGACTACGTCGGTGGCCTGCTGTCCGTGGTCTGGATCGGCTCGCTGGTCTACATGATCATCGAGGGTCCGCACTTCGGCTGGGGCGTGAAGGCCGTGACCGCCGCGGTCGTCGCGGGCGTGGGCCTCGTGCTCTTCGTGGTGTGGGAACTGCGCCACCCCCGCCCGGTCGTCGACGTACGACGCTTCGCGAACCGCCGCTTCGCCGGCTCGAACCTCGCCGTCGCGCTGTTCTTCCTGGCCGTCTTCGGTGCCTTCTACTACCTCACCCAGCACCTCCAATTCGTCCTCGGATACGACGCGTTGGACACCGGAGTGCGCATGCTGCCGCTCGCCGGGGCCGTCTTCGTCGGCTCGGCGCTCACCGGCTACCTCACCCCGCGCATCGGTATGAAGATCACGGTCACCGCGGGCATGGTCGGCGGCACGGCGGCGCTCGCGCTGCTCACCCGGGTGGACGCGTCATCGTCGTACGGCGATTTCGTCCTGCCCCTCGTCATCCTGGGCCTCGCGATCGGGCTCGCGCTCTCGCCCTGCACGGACGCCATCATGGGCGCCTTCCCCGAGTCCGAGCTGGGCGTCGGCGGCGCGGTGAACGACACCTCGCTGGAGCTCGGCGGCTCACTCGGCATCGCCATCCTCGGCTCGGTGCTGGCGAGTTCGTACTCCTCGCACCTCTCGGACGCGACGGCGGGCAGCAAGCTTCCCGCCGGTGCCCTCTCCACGGCCCAGGACTCGGTGGGCGCCGGGTACGCCGTCGCCCAGGGCATCGGCGACAAGGCCCGCCAGGCCGGCGAACAGGCCGCGCACGCGAGCAGCACCCAGCAGGCCGCCCAGCTGAAGGCCCAGGCCGACCAACTCGCCCACGGCGCACGGCAGATGGCGGACGCGGTCGGTTCGTCCTTCGCGGACGCGGTCGCACACACCAGCCTCGTCGGCGCGGTGATTCTTGGGCTGGGGACCGTGCTGGTGGCGGTGCTGCTGCCGCGGAACGGGCGTGCGGCGGAGGCTAAGACCGAGGCGGAGGCCGATGCCGCGGCCGAGGCGGCGTCGGTCGATTCCGATTCCGAGCCCGAGCCCGCGAGCAGCGCGACGCGCTGA